The Mycolicibacterium flavescens genome has a segment encoding these proteins:
- a CDS encoding Transcription factor WhiB, with protein MTHLVANPVKMEINGLCNYSDPEDWFDYRKTKQCKRICGNCPLRQACARSALARGATDGVWAGVDLPGAHASVEEHLVARRQLAMVVSAMDHQPEAHRLRCLAIREAMHNATFPGTGAFVAESASA; from the coding sequence ATGACACATCTAGTGGCCAATCCGGTCAAGATGGAGATCAACGGGCTTTGCAACTACTCCGACCCCGAGGACTGGTTCGACTACCGCAAGACCAAGCAGTGCAAGCGGATCTGCGGCAACTGCCCACTGCGCCAGGCCTGCGCCCGTAGCGCCCTGGCCCGGGGAGCCACCGATGGTGTGTGGGCAGGGGTGGATCTGCCTGGAGCGCACGCCTCGGTCGAGGAGCACCTCGTTGCGCGCCGGCAGCTGGCGATGGTGGTTTCTGCGATGGATCATCAGCCCGAGGCGCACCGTCTACGGTGTCTGGCGATCCGCGAAGCGATGCACAACGCCACGTTCCCGGGCACCGGGGCGTTTGTCGCGGAGTCGGCCAGTGCCTAG
- a CDS encoding helicase-associated protein, translating into MSSSFARQSTPTQRRTAPQRGAHITAVPHYGRREQQWHSNYKALLAFVAEAGHAQPIERITREGCSIGTWVDTQRARYRSGRLPLHQQNLLEAVPGWIWTPDRSAEYQRIWDQAFSALQQFVDTHGHAQPQYKSTGGRIRLGVWVSKQREFHREGVLAPERARRLEALPGWEWEPEQARAARSWERAFELLCAYASAHGEARPPCDHMTDNGFSLGGWVGRQRDDYRAGLLSAEKTQRLGTLPGWVWDGRELVAQGRKALWDRNFGDLVAYAAEHGHASPGLDDAAYRWVVIQRRRYASGRLAADQVTRLETLPGWRWRLRSVRRSWDDYYAEFRRYVTDSGHARPPVRFRTADGLALGQWTVDQRLAYRRGQLTADQVRRLEQVPEWSWKTLTPPRPTC; encoded by the coding sequence ATGAGCAGCAGCTTCGCCCGGCAGAGCACGCCGACTCAACGACGGACGGCCCCTCAGCGCGGCGCCCACATCACAGCGGTGCCCCATTACGGCCGCCGAGAGCAGCAGTGGCACAGCAACTACAAAGCCCTCCTCGCCTTCGTCGCCGAGGCCGGCCACGCGCAGCCAATCGAACGCATCACCCGGGAAGGATGCAGCATCGGGACATGGGTTGACACCCAGCGCGCCCGCTACCGATCGGGCCGACTGCCACTGCACCAGCAAAACCTGCTCGAAGCCGTCCCCGGCTGGATATGGACCCCTGATCGGTCCGCGGAGTATCAACGCATCTGGGACCAAGCTTTTTCCGCGCTGCAACAGTTCGTCGACACCCATGGCCATGCGCAACCGCAGTACAAGTCCACTGGGGGAAGAATCAGGCTTGGCGTCTGGGTCAGCAAGCAGCGCGAGTTTCACCGCGAAGGAGTCCTCGCCCCGGAGAGGGCCCGCCGACTTGAGGCGCTGCCGGGCTGGGAATGGGAGCCAGAACAGGCGAGAGCCGCCCGTTCCTGGGAACGGGCCTTCGAGCTGCTATGCGCCTACGCCAGCGCCCACGGTGAGGCCCGGCCGCCGTGTGACCACATGACCGACAATGGTTTCAGCCTGGGCGGGTGGGTCGGCCGACAACGGGATGACTACCGAGCAGGGCTTCTGTCTGCGGAGAAAACTCAACGCCTGGGAACGCTGCCGGGTTGGGTGTGGGACGGCAGAGAACTAGTTGCCCAGGGCCGGAAAGCATTGTGGGACCGGAACTTCGGTGATCTTGTCGCCTATGCCGCCGAACACGGGCACGCGAGCCCTGGTCTCGATGACGCGGCATACCGCTGGGTGGTTATTCAGCGCAGACGTTATGCCAGCGGACGACTTGCCGCCGACCAAGTGACGCGCTTGGAGACCCTGCCCGGGTGGCGCTGGCGCCTGCGCAGCGTGAGGCGAAGCTGGGATGACTACTACGCGGAATTCCGTCGCTACGTCACCGATAGCGGTCACGCGAGGCCGCCGGTCAGATTCCGCACCGCTGACGGGTTGGCGTTGGGCCAGTGGACAGTCGACCAGCGCCTCGCCTATCGCCGTGGGCAGCTCACCGCGGATCAGGTTCGCCGGCTCGAACAGGTCCCGGAGTGGTCATGGAAGACCCTGACGCCGCCGAGGCCGACATGCTGA